In the genome of Montipora foliosa isolate CH-2021 chromosome 3, ASM3666993v2, whole genome shotgun sequence, one region contains:
- the LOC137995812 gene encoding uncharacterized protein has protein sequence MPETTGYAKARELLAERYGQPYHIATAFVEPVTNGPQIPKEDAGALQKFSILLTSCSNTLREIGYLNRLVNPEGLRKIMERLPYNLRQKWREVADTIQVKENRDANLPDVMEFVTTCSRVASHPIFGKLSDPKPHNTANLHPTRRGGAKAFASEAQRDSPQQPQTLSPAKNNVKCPSCGKHHWLSQCNDFRMMKVMERFKFVRTKRFCINCLTKGHYVNECPKKSFCKVDGCLKKHSTFLHEVEQTTSSRISREDEKGASNSRKEEPSQSNGLPVSKNAIGQQQNVEKWSHLEEVKIRTIDAEIGLLIGNNCPAALQPREVKQSHDGGPYATHTVFGWVINGPSGRDEGNLAQANFTDSSEQSDSLNKQFENYCNLEFNDSTYESKLSLSQNDRRALEIMEKNCQVKRRPL, from the exons ATGCCAGAAACAACTGGTTACGCTAAAGCTAGAGAGCTACTGGCTGAAAGGTACGGTCAGCCGTACCATATCGCTACCGCGTTTGTAGAGCCTGTTACAAATGGGCCACAAATCCCAAAAGAAGACGCTGGAGCCCTCCAGAAATTTTCGATTCTACTGACGAGTTGCAGTAATACACTCAGGGAAATCGGCTACCTGAACAGACTAGTAAATCCAGAAGGCTTGCGCAAAATAATGGAACGCTTGCCATACAATTTAAGGCAAAAATGGCGCGAAGTAGCCGATACGATACAAGTCAAAGAAAACAGAGATGCTAATCTTCCAGATGTGATGGAATTTGTAACAACATGTTCAAGAGTGGCAAGCCATCCCATATTCGGAAAACTGTCAGATCCAAAGCCACACAATACAGCCAATCTGCATCCAACTCGAAGAGGAGGAGCTAAGGCATTTGCTTCTGAAGCCCAGAGGGATTCACCGCAACAACCGCAAACCCTCTCCCCAGCTAAGAACAATGTGAAATGTCCATCCTGTGGAAAACACCACTGGTTATCTCAATGCAACGATTTTCGGATGATGAAAGTAATGGAGCGATTCAAGTTCGTTAGAACTAAGAGATTTTGCATCAACTGCCTTACAAAAGGCCACTATGTGAATGAGTGCCCAAAGAAAAGCTTCTGTAAAGTAGATGGCTGTCTGAAGAAACATTCCACTTTCCTTCATGAAGTGGAACAGACAACATCCTCCCGCATTTCGAGAGAAGATGAAAAGGGAGCCTCCAATTCAAGAAAGGAAGAACCTTCACAGTCCAACGG TCTACCAGTTTCCAAAAATGCTATCGGCCAGCAACAAAACGTAGAGAAATGGTCACACCTTGAAGAGGTCAAGATACGGACAATAGACGCCGAGATCGGTCTCCTAATCGGAAACAACTGCCCAGCAGCACTACAGCCGAGAGAAGTAAAGCAAAGCCATGATGGTGGACCCTACGCCACCCATACCGTATTTGGCTGGGTAATAAACGGACCCTCGGGAAGAGATGAAGGAAATCTTGCACAAGCTAACTTCACTGACTCCAGCGAACAGAGCGACAGTCTCAACAAGCAATTCGAAAACTATTGCAATTTAGAGTTCAATGACTCAACATATGAGTCCAAGCTGTCCCTTTCACAGAACGACAGAAGAGCTTTAGAGATAATGGAAAAAAACTGTCAAGTTAAAAGACGGCCACTATGA
- the LOC137995813 gene encoding uncharacterized protein: MLVHLFGSVSSPSCANFALKKTAEDNKENYDKSVINAVHKSFYLDDCLHSVATETEAIELAADLQEILAKGGFCLTKWLSKSKRLLSSLPESERTQSVKSLDFDEIESSERALGVRWNFSEDTFSFDIIPKNKPTNRRGLLSIISSVYHPLGFVSPCILPAKAILQELCRRGLGWNDEIPETERVKWTTWLNELPKMKQFSIPRSFKLPDEFGEIKMYELHHFLDASIMGYGAVSYLCQIYATGKVHCSLVMAKSRLAPLKAMTIPRMELSAAVLATRLDRMITQEIDLPLAKSTFWTDSTCVIRYIENQDKRFQVFVANRVSAILNQSDPSQWRCDTAQKPADEASRGMTVKEFLSNERWSKGTAFLQQPQDTWPQRPASIGVVPPDDRELKKESVAYANETTEDDAVNQMFDKFSSWTRLRRVIAWTLRYKDNLLNQAKKRKFKEETKYSSDIEPLDSSRLQLSWLDVRRL; encoded by the coding sequence ATGTTAGTCCATCTATTCGGCAGTGTATCGTCTCCAAGTTGTGCTAACTTTGCGCTTAAGAAAACAGCCGAagacaacaaagaaaattatgACAAGTCAGTCATTAATGCAGTCCATAAAAGCTTCTACTTAGATGATTGTCTACACTCTGTTGCAACAGAGACGGAAGCCATCGAGCTTGCTGCCGACCTCCAAGAGATATTAGCGAAAGGAGGATTTTGTCTCACTAAGTGGTTATCAAAGTCTAAAAGGCTACTTAGCTCACTTCCCGAGTCTGAGAGAACACAGTCGGTTAAGAGTCTCGATTTCGACGAAATAGAGTCATCAGAGAGAGCGCTCGGGGTACGATGGAACTTCTCTGAAGATACGTTTAGCTTCGATATTATCCCCAAAAACAAGCCTACAAATCGCAGGGGCTTGCTATCGATCATCAGTTCCGTCTACCATCCCCTTGGATTCGTATCTCCATGTATTCTACCAGCCAAAGCGATCCTTCAAGAATTATGTCGCCGTGGTTTGGGCTGGAATGATGAAATCCCCGAAACCGAAAGAGTCAAGTGGACAACTTGGTTGAACGAGCTTCCAAAAATGAAGCAGTTCTCTATACCACGATCTTTTAAGCTACCTGATGAATTTGGAGAGATCAAGATGTACGAGCTACACCACTTTTTGGATGCATCAATCATGGGTTACGGCGCAGTTTCGTATCTTTGCCAAATCTACGCTACCGGCAAAGTACATTGTTCATTAGTCATGGCCAAGTCCAGACTGGCGCCACTTAAGGCAATGACGATACCAAGAATGGAGTTGTCAGCAGCAGTACTAGCGACTAGATTGGATCGAATGATCACTCAAGAGATCGACCTCCCTCTCGCCAAATCAACCTTCTGGACGGACAGCACGTGTGTAATCCGCTATATAGAGAACCAAGATAAAAGATTTCAAGTATTTGTGGCCAACCGAGTGTCAGCAATATTAAACCAATCTGACCCGTCTCAATGGAGATGCGACACAGCACAGAAACCCGCAGACGAAGCTTCTAGAGGTATGACGGTAAAGGAGTTTCTAAGCAATGAGAGGTGGTCAAAGGGGACGGCGTTCCTACAGCAACCGCAGGACACATGGCCTCAACGACCCGCGAGTATAGGCGTCGTACCACCCGATGACCGGGAACTAAAGAAAGAGTCAGTTGCTTATGCCAACGAAACTACAGAAGATGACGCAGTCAACCAGATGTTCGACAAATTCTCATCTTGGACACGTCTTAGAAGAGTGATAGCATGGACATTGCGCTACAAGGACAACTTGCTAAACCAGGCCAAGAAGCGCAagtttaaagaagaaacgaaatATAGTTCTGATATTGAGCCTTTGGATTCTAGTAGATTGCAGTTGAGTTGGTTGGACGTCAGAAGGTTGTAA